In Myxococcus stipitatus, a single window of DNA contains:
- a CDS encoding imm11 family protein, with protein sequence MNRRFFELHDDVQVPGRWHLDTPADNKGRAVRAPDRFRQGAPVQVKGRLKIPIEEPGRPLDFTEAGLRIPVVHVKVATLFTELAPGDVQLIPADIEGYPDQYLVLVATRLIRCIDEKASRIQLWTHEDGVPEKVGQYASVRDLRIDKTKVGNAKVLRPEGWTGAFIVSEELKTALERMKATGVKFTEV encoded by the coding sequence ATGAATCGGCGCTTCTTCGAATTGCACGACGATGTCCAGGTCCCCGGCCGCTGGCACCTGGATACGCCCGCCGACAACAAGGGCCGCGCGGTGCGTGCGCCCGATCGATTCAGGCAGGGCGCGCCCGTGCAGGTGAAGGGACGCCTGAAAATCCCCATTGAAGAGCCCGGCCGACCGTTGGATTTCACGGAGGCGGGGCTGCGCATTCCGGTCGTCCACGTCAAGGTGGCGACTCTCTTCACGGAGCTGGCTCCAGGAGACGTGCAGCTCATCCCCGCGGACATCGAGGGCTACCCGGACCAGTATCTGGTGCTGGTGGCGACCCGCCTCATCCGCTGCATCGACGAGAAGGCCTCCCGAATTCAGCTGTGGACGCATGAGGACGGAGTGCCCGAAAAGGTGGGGCAATACGCTTCCGTACGGGACTTGCGCATCGACAAGACGAAAGTCGGGAACGCCAAGGTGCTCAGGCCCGAGGGTTGGACGGGGGCCTTCATCGTCTCGGAGGAGCTCAAGACCGCCCTGGAGCGAATGAAGGCCACGGGGGTGAAGTTCACGGAGGTATAG
- a CDS encoding acyl-CoA synthetase translates to MPIVHDWLARRAALDPDHLALIDMSRGARRISFREWNAAATRTAAFLHHVLGVQRGDRVAVLAHNRVETLDVLFACAKLGAILQPLNWRLSAAELAAILADAEPVVLVSGPELRAQVTAVRERAPFVRHWLSFDEPGPGERAFAERDTAPSMPLPVLELEAETPWVLCYTGGSTGVPKAAVLTHGSITANAANTVVSWGLSPDDVSLLNAPLFHTGGLNVFTLPLVYIGGASVVCRAFDVEQVFDLVHDGTVSLVFGVPTMFIEMQRHARFESVDFSRLKMLVSGGAPCPAPVFERFFARGVAFKTGYGLTEAGPNNFWLPPGDVKRKPGAVGVPLFHVEARIDGEQRPGDVGELLLRGPHVCAGYWRRPEDTARTIVDGWLHTGDLASRDEDGCFRIVGRSKDLIISGGENIYPSEVESILAGHPDVAEVAVIGVPDAKWGETPRAVVVPRAGGSLTEAALLGYCDGRLARYKTPRSVRFVEALPRTSAGKVDRRALSATHGAP, encoded by the coding sequence ATGCCCATCGTCCATGACTGGCTGGCCCGGCGCGCGGCGCTGGACCCCGACCACCTCGCCCTCATCGACATGAGCCGGGGCGCGCGGCGCATCTCCTTCCGGGAGTGGAATGCCGCCGCCACCCGCACCGCCGCGTTCCTGCACCACGTGCTGGGCGTCCAGCGGGGCGACCGGGTCGCGGTGCTCGCGCACAACCGCGTGGAGACGCTGGACGTGCTCTTCGCCTGCGCGAAGCTGGGCGCCATCCTCCAGCCGCTCAACTGGCGGCTGAGCGCCGCCGAGCTGGCGGCCATCCTCGCGGACGCGGAGCCCGTCGTGCTCGTCTCGGGGCCGGAGCTGCGCGCCCAGGTCACCGCCGTGCGCGAGCGCGCGCCGTTCGTGAGGCACTGGCTGTCGTTCGACGAACCCGGGCCCGGCGAGCGCGCCTTCGCCGAACGCGACACCGCGCCGTCCATGCCACTGCCCGTGCTCGAGCTGGAGGCGGAGACCCCCTGGGTGCTCTGCTATACGGGCGGGAGCACGGGCGTGCCCAAGGCCGCCGTGCTCACCCATGGCTCCATCACCGCCAACGCGGCGAACACCGTGGTGAGCTGGGGCCTCTCGCCGGACGACGTGTCCCTGCTCAACGCGCCGCTGTTCCACACAGGGGGGCTCAACGTCTTCACCTTGCCGCTCGTCTACATCGGCGGCGCGTCCGTGGTGTGCCGCGCGTTCGACGTGGAGCAGGTGTTCGACCTGGTCCACGACGGCACCGTGTCACTCGTGTTCGGTGTGCCCACCATGTTCATCGAGATGCAGCGGCACGCCCGGTTCGAGTCGGTGGACTTCTCGCGGCTGAAGATGCTCGTCAGTGGCGGAGCGCCCTGTCCCGCGCCGGTGTTCGAGCGCTTCTTCGCCCGGGGCGTGGCCTTCAAGACGGGCTACGGCCTCACGGAGGCGGGGCCGAACAACTTCTGGCTCCCTCCTGGCGACGTGAAGCGCAAGCCGGGCGCGGTGGGCGTGCCGCTGTTCCATGTGGAGGCGCGCATCGATGGTGAGCAGCGCCCGGGGGACGTGGGCGAGCTGCTGCTGCGGGGGCCGCATGTCTGCGCCGGGTACTGGCGTCGGCCGGAGGACACGGCCCGGACCATCGTGGATGGATGGCTGCACACCGGCGACCTGGCCTCGCGCGACGAGGACGGCTGCTTCCGCATCGTCGGGCGCAGCAAGGACCTCATCATCTCCGGCGGTGAGAACATCTATCCGTCCGAGGTGGAGAGCATCCTCGCGGGGCACCCCGACGTGGCGGAGGTCGCGGTCATCGGCGTGCCGGACGCGAAGTGGGGAGAGACGCCGCGCGCCGTCGTCGTCCCTCGCGCGGGGGGCTCGCTCACCGAGGCCGCGTTGCTCGGCTACTGCGATGGGCGACTGGCCCGCTACAAGACGCCCAGGTCCGTGCGCTTCGTCGAGGCGCTCCCACGCACCTCCGCGGGCAAGGTAGACCGCCGCGCGCTGTCGGCCACGCACGGCGCTCCGTGA
- a CDS encoding sensor histidine kinase encodes MSRRSRTPGRLLLRIYLVGLAQLVLVSVTLYLARSFVVEKPLRHGFARNAIYNAREWYELKDDPVALQASLDRAARLLDARVTLRDVSGRLIATNTATPAPPLSDSEVAHLSEQGQRFSGPPPHSLSLPMPENGPVEAYATIVMRPPGPPPENTSLVVIAVLVCTAITSLAFARTLGSPLQRLAEVARELGSGKLDARTGIRRRDELGQVAEAFDEMAGRITHLLRSQKELLANVSHELRTPLARIRVALDVAEEGDAATAREMLGDITGDLSELERLVEDVLTTARLDLATEGAGAATPPLRVERVSAHSLVDKAAARFRTARPGRALEVDASADLPALDVDPVMVRRVLDNLLDNAAKYSEPRTPVRLRARVHPPSGLEFEVADEGIGIDKEDLSRVGTPFFRTDRSRARNSGGVGMGLALARRIVDAHGGTLALDSQPGVGTSVRIVLPTAPSEVHAER; translated from the coding sequence GTGAGTCGACGTTCCCGCACGCCCGGAAGGCTGCTGCTGCGCATCTACCTGGTGGGGCTGGCCCAGCTCGTGCTGGTCAGCGTCACCCTGTACCTGGCGCGCTCGTTCGTCGTGGAGAAGCCGCTGCGCCACGGCTTCGCGCGCAACGCCATCTACAACGCGCGCGAATGGTACGAGCTGAAGGACGACCCGGTCGCGCTCCAGGCGTCGCTGGACCGCGCCGCGCGCCTGCTCGACGCGCGCGTGACGCTGCGGGACGTCTCCGGCCGGCTCATCGCCACCAACACCGCCACGCCCGCGCCGCCCCTGAGCGACAGCGAGGTGGCCCACCTGTCCGAGCAGGGCCAGCGCTTCTCCGGCCCCCCGCCGCACTCGCTGTCGCTGCCCATGCCGGAGAACGGGCCGGTGGAAGCCTATGCCACCATCGTCATGCGTCCGCCCGGGCCGCCGCCGGAGAACACCTCGCTCGTGGTCATCGCGGTGCTCGTCTGCACCGCCATCACCTCGCTGGCGTTCGCGCGCACCCTGGGCAGCCCGCTCCAGCGGTTGGCGGAGGTGGCGCGCGAGCTGGGCTCGGGCAAGCTGGACGCGCGCACCGGCATCCGCCGCCGCGACGAGCTGGGCCAGGTGGCCGAGGCGTTCGACGAGATGGCCGGCCGCATCACCCACCTGCTGCGCTCGCAGAAGGAGCTGCTGGCCAACGTGTCGCACGAGCTGCGCACGCCGCTGGCGCGCATCCGCGTGGCGCTCGACGTGGCGGAGGAGGGCGACGCGGCCACCGCCCGGGAGATGCTGGGCGACATCACCGGCGACCTGTCGGAGCTGGAGCGGCTGGTGGAGGACGTGCTCACCACCGCGCGGCTGGACCTGGCGACGGAGGGCGCGGGGGCCGCCACGCCGCCCCTGCGCGTGGAGCGGGTGAGCGCGCACAGCCTGGTGGACAAGGCCGCCGCGCGCTTCCGCACCGCGCGGCCCGGGAGAGCGCTGGAGGTGGACGCGTCCGCGGACCTGCCCGCGCTGGACGTGGACCCGGTGATGGTGCGGCGCGTGCTGGACAACCTGCTCGACAACGCGGCCAAGTATTCGGAGCCGCGCACGCCGGTGCGCCTTCGCGCGCGCGTCCACCCGCCCTCCGGCCTGGAGTTCGAGGTGGCGGACGAGGGCATCGGCATCGACAAGGAGGACCTGTCCCGCGTGGGCACGCCGTTCTTCCGCACCGACCGCAGCCGCGCGCGCAATTCGGGCGGGGTGGGCATGGGCCTGGCGCTCGCCCGGCGCATCGTGGACGCGCACGGAGGCACGCTGGCGCTCGACAGTCAGCCCGGCGTGGGCACGTCGGTGCGCATCGTGCTGCCCACCGCGCCATCGGAGGTCCACGCCGAGCGCTAG
- a CDS encoding AHH domain-containing protein, translating into MRAHAVIWLMLALALAGCSTTRVVRLDTGVGPHRVHTPVTEDDAGPVELDEDEFEGAMEELARDVRPFSNPLREARQRFGIPDRSGVYLYQYRGPRLIPQEEEKDPDGPRLLAFYAEDALTRAYGRWCERKSRPGDCLRLLAEGPLLASDGKYSLAMAIAMDSVWEETAEALKDMADPQALLATVSASVSMYLLLWSLPEPVSKGLAALLTATAIAYLGVDTVWTLLQGWISLVRQVDRATTFEQLSEAGEAYGEVLGENAARIFIMLATAAIGNTAGLAAKASRLPGSAQAAVAVETQAGYQYVAIGSVDSVAMATEGFTIALAPNAVAMAARGMRGGRTQNHHLATDKNSASTARGGPWTPRFRKLFKKAGMELKDPENIVEVPGHKGPHPQRYHELVFAELDAATAHCRTITACRASLQSALRRLAREITTHGSELNLLVTRGATP; encoded by the coding sequence ATGAGAGCGCATGCGGTCATCTGGCTGATGCTGGCGCTGGCCCTCGCGGGCTGCTCGACCACGCGGGTCGTCCGCCTGGACACGGGAGTTGGGCCTCACAGGGTCCACACACCCGTGACCGAGGACGATGCCGGGCCGGTGGAGCTGGACGAGGACGAGTTCGAGGGAGCCATGGAGGAACTCGCCAGGGACGTGCGGCCCTTTTCCAATCCCTTGCGCGAGGCTCGCCAGCGCTTCGGCATCCCCGACAGAAGCGGCGTGTACCTGTACCAGTACCGCGGTCCTCGGCTCATCCCCCAGGAAGAAGAGAAGGACCCAGATGGCCCGCGCCTGCTCGCGTTCTACGCGGAGGACGCGCTGACACGCGCCTATGGCCGCTGGTGCGAGCGCAAGTCCCGGCCCGGCGACTGCCTGCGCCTGCTGGCCGAAGGCCCGCTGCTGGCCAGTGACGGCAAGTATTCGCTGGCCATGGCCATCGCCATGGATTCGGTCTGGGAGGAGACAGCAGAGGCACTGAAGGACATGGCCGACCCACAGGCGCTGCTGGCGACGGTGAGCGCCTCCGTCAGCATGTACCTCCTCCTCTGGTCGCTGCCCGAGCCCGTGAGCAAAGGCCTCGCCGCCCTGCTGACGGCCACGGCCATTGCATACCTGGGCGTGGACACGGTGTGGACCCTGTTGCAGGGGTGGATATCCCTGGTGCGCCAGGTGGACCGGGCCACCACCTTCGAGCAGCTCAGCGAGGCGGGCGAGGCATATGGGGAAGTCCTCGGAGAGAACGCGGCGCGCATCTTCATTATGCTCGCTACCGCGGCCATCGGGAACACGGCCGGACTGGCCGCCAAGGCCTCGCGGCTGCCGGGTTCGGCGCAGGCGGCGGTCGCGGTGGAGACGCAGGCGGGCTACCAATACGTCGCCATCGGAAGCGTGGATTCGGTGGCGATGGCGACCGAGGGCTTCACCATCGCGCTGGCCCCCAATGCAGTCGCCATGGCCGCCCGGGGAATGCGCGGCGGTCGCACCCAGAACCACCACCTGGCAACGGACAAGAACAGTGCCTCCACCGCGCGTGGCGGGCCCTGGACGCCGAGGTTCAGGAAGCTCTTCAAGAAGGCTGGGATGGAGCTGAAGGACCCCGAGAACATCGTCGAGGTTCCAGGCCACAAGGGGCCTCACCCCCAGAGGTATCACGAGCTGGTCTTCGCGGAGCTGGATGCCGCGACAGCCCACTGCCGGACAATCACAGCATGTCGTGCGTCCCTGCAATCAGCACTCAGGCGACTGGCCAGGGAAATCACCACGCACGGCTCGGAGCTGAACCTGCTCGTCACCAGAGGAGCAACACCCTAG
- a CDS encoding alpha/beta fold hydrolase: MSTSRAISALLLAAGLSSAGCVRSYASQPALSFQDLDYSTDGSKQPWPVHRVALPDIAERYRLATVPHVAYVDLPGASPDAKTVVFVHGLGSYLKFWRAQLDVFHAQGYRVLAVDLPGYGKSDKPATFPYTMEAMADVVHALTRQLGVDKPILVGHSMGGQTSLSYAIRYPEALEALVLVSPAGFETFSWKEKAWFARAMSVDFIKYAPEASIWGSVRQGNFMHWRPELDWLIEERVRLAKSPEFDSYAYANVRTVQGLAHNDFVRENLERVLAPTLIVYGTDDRLIPNPFLHGGEARDIMEHGASRIPGAALVAMKGCGHTVQLDCPAPFNEAVLGFLKDPASARPFTSKVAPPEKEPVPGAPAPVPGAPGTQPSPTPAQDDAPAPSDGPSP, encoded by the coding sequence ATGAGCACCTCCCGCGCCATTTCCGCCCTGCTCCTCGCGGCGGGGCTTTCCTCCGCCGGCTGCGTGCGCTCCTACGCCAGCCAGCCCGCGCTGTCCTTCCAGGACCTCGACTACTCCACGGACGGCTCGAAGCAGCCCTGGCCCGTGCACCGCGTCGCGCTGCCGGACATCGCCGAGCGCTACCGCCTGGCCACGGTGCCGCACGTGGCCTACGTGGACCTGCCCGGCGCGTCGCCGGACGCGAAGACGGTCGTCTTCGTGCACGGGCTCGGTTCGTACCTGAAGTTCTGGCGGGCGCAGCTCGACGTCTTCCACGCGCAGGGCTACCGCGTGCTGGCGGTGGACCTGCCGGGCTACGGCAAGTCGGACAAGCCGGCCACGTTCCCGTACACCATGGAGGCCATGGCGGACGTGGTGCACGCGCTCACGCGCCAGCTGGGCGTGGACAAGCCCATCCTGGTGGGCCACTCCATGGGCGGGCAGACGTCGCTCTCCTACGCCATCCGCTACCCGGAGGCGCTGGAGGCGCTGGTGCTGGTCTCTCCCGCCGGCTTCGAGACGTTCTCCTGGAAGGAGAAGGCCTGGTTCGCGCGCGCGATGAGCGTGGACTTCATCAAGTACGCGCCGGAGGCCAGCATCTGGGGCAGCGTGCGCCAGGGCAACTTCATGCACTGGCGGCCGGAGCTGGACTGGCTCATCGAGGAGCGCGTGCGGCTGGCGAAGTCGCCGGAGTTCGACTCGTACGCCTACGCCAACGTGCGCACCGTGCAGGGGCTGGCGCACAACGACTTCGTGCGCGAGAACCTGGAGCGCGTGTTGGCGCCCACGCTCATCGTCTACGGCACGGATGACCGGCTCATCCCCAACCCGTTCCTCCACGGAGGCGAGGCGCGCGACATCATGGAGCACGGCGCGTCGCGCATCCCCGGCGCGGCGCTGGTGGCGATGAAGGGCTGCGGCCACACGGTGCAGCTGGACTGCCCGGCGCCGTTCAACGAGGCGGTGCTCGGCTTCCTGAAGGACCCGGCGTCCGCGCGCCCCTTCACATCGAAGGTGGCGCCGCCGGAGAAGGAGCCAGTGCCGGGCGCGCCCGCGCCGGTGCCGGGCGCGCCGGGGACGCAGCCCTCGCCCACGCCCGCCCAGGACGACGCGCCCGCGCCGTCCGATGGCCCGAGTCCCTGA
- a CDS encoding lipase family protein — MRLRHSLYLMGPLLFGTLTGCGEGLDTAPGSDAPAIEAPASEQLGTVESAAVSTAGLTTHFRSWLSANGYSADNFARTDLVGGSFGGKESSTDTVVNTPVIFIHGNSDKAVGTGTAGQSGWNNSIEYFLANGYKSSELYATTWGPADIMQTANQYHSKPNIMHVRRFIEAVKAYTGKSKVHVIAHSMGVTLARKAILGGSANDSLNGGSYDVGASLTSSVDTFVGIAGANLGLTSCYLTGPSTPTCGATNGLYPGYLFGGVVLGRSAFLDNLRSKSGYEGSYRYSIFSTADEIIGYGGVVYGSYTSRIPGQTGEKVYDAYPYGHYNSKDLTAAVQLSMVKYHTIP; from the coding sequence ATGCGACTGCGGCATTCGCTCTACCTCATGGGACCCTTGCTGTTCGGCACCCTCACCGGCTGCGGAGAGGGGCTCGACACGGCGCCCGGCTCCGACGCGCCCGCCATCGAAGCGCCGGCCTCCGAGCAGCTCGGCACCGTCGAGTCCGCGGCGGTCTCCACCGCGGGCCTGACGACCCACTTCCGCTCGTGGCTCTCCGCCAACGGCTACAGCGCGGACAACTTCGCGCGCACGGACCTGGTGGGCGGCAGCTTCGGCGGCAAGGAGAGCAGCACCGACACCGTGGTGAACACGCCCGTCATCTTCATCCACGGCAACTCGGACAAGGCCGTGGGCACCGGCACCGCGGGTCAGTCCGGCTGGAACAACTCCATCGAGTACTTCCTCGCCAACGGCTACAAGTCGAGCGAGCTGTACGCGACGACGTGGGGACCGGCGGACATCATGCAGACCGCCAACCAGTACCACTCGAAGCCGAACATCATGCATGTCCGTCGCTTCATCGAGGCGGTGAAGGCCTATACCGGCAAGTCCAAGGTCCACGTCATCGCCCACTCCATGGGCGTGACGCTGGCGCGCAAGGCCATCCTCGGCGGCAGCGCGAACGACTCGCTCAACGGCGGCTCGTACGACGTGGGCGCGTCGCTGACCAGCTCCGTGGACACCTTCGTCGGCATCGCCGGCGCCAACCTGGGCCTGACCTCCTGCTACCTGACGGGCCCATCCACGCCCACGTGCGGCGCCACCAACGGCCTGTACCCCGGCTACCTGTTCGGCGGGGTGGTGCTGGGCCGCTCCGCGTTCCTCGACAACCTGCGCAGCAAGAGCGGCTACGAGGGCAGCTACCGCTACAGCATCTTCTCCACCGCGGATGAAATCATCGGCTACGGAGGCGTCGTCTACGGCAGCTACACCTCGCGAATCCCAGGCCAGACGGGCGAGAAGGTCTATGACGCCTACCCGTACGGCCACTACAACTCGAAGGACCTGACGGCGGCGGTGCAGCTGAGCATGGTGAAGTACCACACCATCCCGTAG
- a CDS encoding response regulator transcription factor, with amino-acid sequence MEQLNRPTQEEGTIQVLLVEDDERLARLTARYLQEHGVIVTMSHTGPDALLEATRHSFDVILLDLMLPGRDGLEVCRDLRARTDVPIIMVTARGEEADRVLGLETGADDYLSKPYSSRELLARIRAQVRRARGKVGPVSQPVLAGRLMLDPRSLRATLDGRVLHLTTYEFSLLRALAERAGRVLSREQLLDLVKGSADEVFDRSVDVHIFRLRQKLEADPRNPMLLKTVRGAGYMLATGEDV; translated from the coding sequence ATGGAACAGCTCAACCGCCCCACGCAGGAAGAAGGCACCATCCAGGTCCTGCTCGTCGAGGATGACGAGCGGCTGGCCCGCCTCACCGCCCGCTACCTCCAGGAGCACGGCGTCATCGTCACGATGAGCCACACCGGTCCGGACGCGCTCCTCGAGGCCACCCGTCACTCGTTCGACGTCATCCTGCTGGACCTGATGCTCCCGGGGCGCGACGGCCTGGAGGTGTGCCGCGATCTGCGGGCGCGCACCGACGTCCCCATCATCATGGTCACCGCGCGCGGAGAAGAGGCCGACCGCGTGCTCGGCCTGGAGACGGGCGCGGACGACTACCTCTCCAAGCCCTACTCGTCGCGCGAGCTGCTCGCGCGCATCCGCGCCCAGGTGCGCCGCGCCCGAGGCAAGGTGGGCCCCGTCTCCCAACCCGTGCTCGCCGGCCGCCTCATGCTCGACCCGCGCAGCCTTCGCGCCACCCTGGACGGCCGCGTGCTGCACCTCACCACGTACGAGTTCAGCCTGCTGCGCGCCCTGGCCGAGCGCGCCGGCCGCGTGCTCAGCCGCGAGCAGCTGCTCGACCTGGTGAAGGGCAGCGCGGACGAGGTCTTCGACCGCTCCGTGGACGTGCACATCTTCCGGCTCCGCCAGAAGCTCGAGGCGGACCCCCGCAACCCCATGCTGCTCAAGACGGTCCGCGGCGCCGGCTACATGCTCGCGACCGGTGAGGACGTGTGA
- a CDS encoding ricin-type beta-trefoil lectin domain protein yields MARRLQVLSTTTALFAGVAIAQLAPLHASAAPSADAVAVEEVSPEVLTAMQRDLGLTESQARRRLATEAAAILTERTLRQDLGASFGGAWLSDEGDRLIVGVTDAAGAAAARRAGAEPRWVLRTERHLDALKSALDQGAPLASKDIHGWYVDVMTNTVVVLAKDTAVQSAERFIAESGAADSAVRVVVSNEEPRPLYDTRGGDAYYINGNVRCSIGLPVAGGFVTAGHCGGVGSTTQGHNGVAQGTVRGSSFPNNDYGWVQTNGSWVSQPWVYNYAGANVLVFGSAEAGINASVCRSGSTTGWRCGVIQAKNVTVSYSAGLVYGLTQTSACAEGGDSGGSWMSGNQAQGVTSGGSGNCSTGGTTFFQPVNPILSVYGLSLTTQNSGRPIVGYAGKCIDVDHSNTANGTPIQLWDCNGTDAQKWTFHGDGTLRAFGKCMDVTWGSTQNGALIQLHDCTGNPAQQFVLSGAGDLVNPQANKCVDVKDWNSNNGARLQIWECAGTANQKWSVR; encoded by the coding sequence ATGGCTCGCAGGCTCCAGGTGCTCTCCACCACGACGGCGCTGTTCGCTGGCGTGGCCATCGCGCAGCTCGCCCCGCTGCACGCGTCCGCCGCGCCATCCGCCGACGCGGTCGCCGTGGAAGAGGTCTCCCCCGAGGTGCTCACCGCCATGCAGCGGGACCTGGGCCTCACCGAGTCCCAGGCCCGGCGCCGGCTCGCGACGGAGGCCGCCGCCATCCTCACGGAGCGGACGCTGCGCCAGGACCTGGGCGCGTCCTTCGGCGGCGCGTGGCTGAGCGACGAGGGTGACCGGCTCATCGTCGGAGTCACCGACGCCGCCGGTGCCGCCGCCGCGCGCCGGGCGGGCGCCGAGCCCCGCTGGGTCCTGCGCACCGAGCGTCACCTGGACGCGCTGAAGTCCGCGCTCGACCAGGGCGCTCCGCTCGCCAGCAAGGACATCCATGGTTGGTACGTGGACGTCATGACGAACACCGTCGTCGTGCTCGCCAAGGACACCGCCGTGCAGAGCGCGGAGCGCTTCATCGCGGAGAGCGGCGCGGCCGACAGCGCCGTGCGCGTCGTCGTCTCCAACGAGGAGCCACGCCCGCTCTACGACACGCGCGGCGGTGACGCGTACTACATCAACGGCAACGTCCGTTGTTCCATCGGCCTGCCCGTGGCGGGGGGCTTCGTCACCGCCGGCCACTGCGGCGGCGTGGGCTCCACCACGCAGGGACACAACGGCGTGGCCCAGGGCACCGTGCGCGGTTCGTCCTTCCCCAACAACGACTACGGCTGGGTCCAGACGAACGGCTCCTGGGTCTCCCAACCCTGGGTCTACAACTACGCGGGCGCCAACGTCCTCGTCTTCGGCTCCGCCGAGGCCGGCATCAACGCCTCCGTGTGCCGCTCCGGCTCCACCACCGGGTGGCGCTGCGGCGTCATCCAGGCGAAGAACGTCACCGTCAGCTACTCCGCCGGCCTCGTCTATGGACTGACGCAGACCAGCGCGTGCGCGGAGGGCGGTGACTCGGGCGGCTCGTGGATGTCCGGCAACCAGGCCCAGGGCGTGACGTCCGGCGGCTCCGGCAACTGCTCCACCGGTGGCACCACCTTCTTCCAACCCGTCAACCCCATCCTCTCCGTCTACGGCCTGTCCCTCACCACCCAGAACTCGGGCCGCCCCATCGTCGGGTACGCCGGCAAGTGCATCGACGTGGACCACTCCAACACCGCCAACGGCACGCCCATCCAGCTCTGGGACTGCAACGGCACCGACGCGCAGAAGTGGACCTTCCACGGCGACGGCACGCTGCGCGCCTTCGGCAAGTGCATGGACGTCACCTGGGGCTCCACGCAGAACGGCGCCCTCATCCAGCTCCACGACTGCACGGGCAACCCCGCCCAGCAGTTCGTCCTCAGCGGCGCGGGCGACCTGGTCAACCCGCAGGCCAACAAGTGCGTGGACGTGAAGGACTGGAACAGCAACAACGGCGCGCGGCTGCAAATCTGGGAGTGCGCCGGCACCGCCAACCAGAAGTGGAGCGTCCGCTGA
- a CDS encoding synaptic vesicle VAT-1 family membrane protein, translating to MRARKVVIAKAGGYGQLRVENLNQVSPGPGEVSVVTEAIGVNYADCVIRMGLYASAKEYVGWPITPGFEFAGTVDAVGPGVEDVSPGARVFGVTRFGGYATHVVVPRHQVYALPAKLSMEQAAGFPAVFLTAYFALFELAHPRPGANVLVHSAAGGVGSALLQLGRLAGCRMVGVVGGTHKVEAARALGADVVIDKSREDLWAAARRAAPGGYDVVLDANGVATLRDSYRHLASPGKLVIYGFHSMLPRQGGRPNYAKLAWDWLRTPRFNPLALTNDNASVLAFNLSYLFERREVLTEGMARLLGWVEEGKVVSPQVTRFPLDAVADAHKALESGTTVGKLVLVP from the coding sequence ATGCGCGCACGCAAGGTGGTCATCGCGAAGGCAGGTGGTTACGGGCAGCTCCGCGTCGAAAACCTGAATCAGGTTTCACCCGGGCCAGGGGAGGTGTCGGTGGTGACGGAGGCCATCGGGGTGAACTACGCGGACTGCGTCATCCGCATGGGGCTGTACGCCTCCGCGAAGGAGTATGTGGGGTGGCCGATTACCCCTGGCTTCGAGTTCGCCGGGACGGTGGACGCGGTGGGGCCCGGGGTGGAGGACGTGTCACCGGGAGCGCGGGTGTTCGGCGTGACGCGGTTCGGCGGGTATGCCACGCACGTGGTGGTGCCTCGGCACCAGGTGTACGCGCTGCCGGCGAAGCTGAGCATGGAGCAGGCGGCGGGGTTCCCGGCGGTGTTCCTGACGGCCTACTTCGCGCTGTTCGAGCTGGCGCATCCCAGGCCGGGGGCGAACGTGCTGGTGCACTCGGCGGCGGGTGGGGTGGGCAGCGCGCTGTTGCAGCTGGGGCGACTGGCGGGGTGCCGGATGGTGGGGGTGGTGGGAGGGACGCACAAGGTGGAGGCGGCGCGAGCGCTGGGCGCGGACGTGGTCATCGACAAGAGCCGCGAGGACCTGTGGGCGGCGGCGCGGAGGGCGGCGCCCGGGGGCTATGACGTGGTGCTGGACGCGAACGGCGTGGCCACGCTGCGCGACAGCTACCGGCACCTGGCGTCGCCTGGGAAGCTGGTCATCTACGGGTTCCACTCCATGCTGCCGCGCCAGGGTGGGCGGCCGAACTACGCGAAGCTGGCGTGGGACTGGCTGCGCACGCCGCGCTTCAATCCGCTGGCGCTGACGAACGACAACGCGAGCGTGCTGGCGTTCAATCTGTCCTACCTGTTCGAGCGGCGCGAGGTGCTGACGGAGGGCATGGCGAGGCTGTTGGGCTGGGTGGAGGAGGGGAAGGTGGTGTCGCCGCAGGTGACGCGCTTCCCGCTCGACGCCGTGGCGGACGCACACAAGGCGCTGGAGTCGGGCACCACCGTGGGGAAGCTGGTGCTGGTGCCGTGA